A stretch of Colletotrichum lupini chromosome 2, complete sequence DNA encodes these proteins:
- a CDS encoding tetratricopeptide codes for MAPTSAAITGLLRQVVYYHVDNNAYENALFFAERLSAQDPKSSESAHLLALCHLRLGDHRTAFEVSRPSAYRGTNLGAAWIFAHACVKMERYKDGINALEKAREKWIGKTNMGKHTTSTRSLYPDEAAVLCLLGKLYRAYDDKRRAIECFETAVRVNPFMWDAFQALSDMGVKLRVPNIFQVTDPLVHCFEQEQGVLPQEPKESSANSFEPKRPPIRSTADSSDPFNLHRSSTYQDMPYSANLFSAEAEENDFMSKITAARSRLAPPSTSNGELDLMETPTGPVSMPEVPTMRSAFNAAEPPQAPPRRTRTAQAVDPSLFEAPPKVGYKLGAKRSTRSQDKDSVELHSDTGTGTLRSTMAPTERKRTVSGHPVSRQHTEEANAPAQRRSARLNMFNKPSIAKANSGAATIGAAATRELKKARPQISRIMRPGSSGSSVGRVVSGNRKPVEDSGMDVDHAETTRVREPHAVQHAVPKAASHELDNVRIEEALRWVMELLKKFASGYYSLKAFRCQEALQFYASLPRSQQDTPWVLAQMGRAHHEQGSYKDAEKYFRKLRVVAPTRMDDMEIYSTILWHLKRETDLSFLAHELVDADWTSPQAWCALGNAWSLAREHEMALRCFKRATQLNPKFAYAFTLQGHEHVANEEYEKALSAFRKAVTADRRHYNAYYGIGQVFEKLGNYEKAYVHFHTASDINPTNAVLICRIGAILERQKQMIAALQFYTKATDLAPRAPIVRYKKARALMSLGKIDLAEKELLILKDVAPDEAMVHFLLGKLYRSLNEKQMAVRAFSNALALDPKASQSIKDAIESIEDDMGMEDSMMT; via the coding sequence ATGGCGCCCACGAGTGCCGCCATAACAGGGCTGCTGCGGCAGGTAGTGTACTACCATGTCGACAACAATGCCTACGAGAACGCCCTCTTTTTCGCCGAGAGGCTAAGCGCCCAAGATCCCAAGTCGAGCGAGTCTGCACATCTCCTGGCTCTATGCCACCTCCGTCTCGGTGACCACCGAACTGCCTTCGAAGTTAGCAGGCCATCAGCTTATCGTGGAACGAATTTGGGCGCTGCCTGGATATTTGCGCACGCATGCGTCAAAATGGAACGATACAAAGACGGCATCAATGCCCTAGAAAAAGCACGAGAGAAATGGATCGGCAAGACGAACATGGGCAAGCACACCACCTCGACCCGCTCGCTCTATCCAGACGAAGCTGCGGTTCTGTGTCTGTTGGGCAAGCTGTATCGGGCGTACGACGACAAGCGAAGGGCAATCGAGTGTTTCGAGACTGCAGTGAGAGTCAACCCTTTCATGTGGGATGCCTTCCAGGCACTCAGCGACATGGGAGTAAAGTTGCGTGTACCAAATATTTTCCAGGTCACCGATCCTCTGGTTCATTGTTTTGAACAGGAGCAGGGAGTGTTGCCCCAGGAGCCAAAGGAGAGCTCGGCAAACTCCTTTGAGCCAAAACGGCCTCCGATTCGATCAACAGCGGACTCATCTGACCCATTCAACCTCCATCGATCCTCCACATATCAGGATATGCCTTATAGTGCCAATCTCTTCTCCGCGGAAGCAGAGGAGAATGATTTCATGTCAAAAATCACAGCAGCAAGATCTAGGCTAGCCCCACCGTCCACGAGCAACGGTGAACTCGACCTCATGGAAACACCCACCGGCCCAGTGTCTATGCCAGAGGTCCCTACAATGCGTTCAGCTTTCAACGCTGCGGAGCCACCGCAAGCGCCGCCACGGAGGACAAGAACAGCCCAGGCCGTGGATCCCAGCCTTTTCGAAGCCCCACCGAAGGTCGGTTACAAGCTAGGTGCCAAAAGAAGTACCAGAAGCCAAGACAAGGACTCAGTCGAGCTGCATTCCGATACTGGGACCGGCACTCTGCGGTCGACCATGGCACCCACGGAGCGGAAGAGGACGGTTTCGGGCCATCCGGTATCTAGGCAACACACGGAAGAAGCCAACGCACCTGCACAACGGAGAAGTGCCAGGCTTAACATGTTTAACAAACCCTCAATTGCTAAAGCGAATTCCGGTGCCGCTACCATCGGCGCCGCAGCAACTCGTGAGCTGAAGAAGGCTAGGCCCCAGATCTCACGGATAATGCGACCTGGGTCTAGTGGCTCCAGTGTTGGCAGGGTCGTGAGCGGCAATCGCAAGCCGGTTGAGGACAGTGGCATGGATGTTGATCATGCCGAGACCACCCGTGTGAGAGAGCCCCACGCGGTACAGCACGCAGTACCGAAAGCTGCCTCACACGAACTAGACAACGTCAGAATCGAGGAAGCTTTGAGATGGGTCATGGAGCTGCTCAAGAAATTTGCCTCTGGGTACTACTCACTCAAAGCGTTCCGGTGTCAGGAGGCGCTGCAATTCTATGCTTCCCTACCAAGGAGCCAGCAAGATACACCTTGGGTGTTGGCGCAAATGGGCCGAGCGCATCACGAACAGGGTTCGTACAAAGACGCCGAGAAGTACTTCAGAAAGTTACGCGTGGTGGCGCCGACGCGGATGGACGACATGGAAATCTACTCGACGATTCTGTGGCATCTCAAGCGGGAGACGGACTTGTCCTTCTTGGCTCATGAGCTGGTGGATGCCGACTGGACATCCCCTCAAGCCTGGTGCGCTCTCGGCAATGCTTGGTCGTTGGCAAGGGAGCATGAAATGGCTTTGCGCTGCTTTAAGCGAGCGACGCAGCTGAACCCCAAGTTTGCATATGCCTTCACGCTTCAAGGCCACGAGCACGTTGCCAACGAAGAGTACGAAAAGGCTCTCAGCGCCTTCCGCAAGGCTGTCACGGCGGATCGACGTCACTACAACGCGTACTATGGCATTGGCCAGGTCTTTGAGAAGCTCGGCAACTACGAAAAGGCCTACGTTCACTTCCATACGGCATCCGATATCAACCCGACCAATGCTGTCCTCATTTGCCGTATCGGAGCAATCCTGGAAAGGCAAAAGCAAATGATAGCTGCGCTACAATTTTACACCAAGGCGACAGACCTGGCCCCGCGTGCACCCATAGTACGGTACAAAAAAGCACGCGCGCTGATGAGTCTGGGCAAGATAGATCTCGCGGAGAAAGAGCTGCTCATTCTGAAGGACGTGGCCCCTGATGAAGCCATGGTGCACTTCCTTCTTGGCAAGCTGTACAGAAGCCTGAATGAAAAACAAATGGCGGTGCGCGCTTTCAGCAATGCTCTTGCTTTAGATCCAAAG
- a CDS encoding emopamil binding protein, with product MDKSTDAAFAHPYYPVTAALPHYVTNKNSVLSLLVFFGSIISFVVFTAVAGARNTYPQLKASDQLTVAWFALCGFLHCFFEGYFILNHKSLASDQSLFGQLWKEYALSDSRYLTSDPFMLCVESFTVLVWGPLCWAIVITTANRNQLRYPLQIIMSVGHLYGVVLYYSTSLIEFYSNGVSHSRPEFLYFWVYYTGLNAPWVIVPAIILYQTTVHIKRHLTDRADVVAKLNRIDGIMGDKSWQTLTLLLHMNFWFSNISGTNRARFAAFPFAMLYSRAPRRREHSTSSLSSISPKILSYFTMQSLNFLLAALAATAVRATCLPSSHGSPAFPSSMITFSAGFEQPQPPLIKPEYQASFVQHKWNANLSHITTGYIDNSPSDAFVRVGEAYEGQISWSLFDYSNVSESGLVDNTMTTYGPNSTAPSVWRGYVNSNFPIFQSDILVEAGAVYEGLVQRDFISSPVAAWSIMYQGAIPVTVYVNECNVVVGYDYFAPDLRTRVIMEFFNIQAK from the exons ATGGATAAGTCGACAGACGCCGCCTTTGCGCATCCTTACTACCCAGTCACCGCTGCCCTACCACACTATGTCACCAACAAAAACTCCGTTCTCAGCTTGCTCGTATTCTTCGGGAGCATAATATCCTTCGTCGTCTTTACGGCCGTCGCGGGTGCTAGAAATACCTATCCTCAGCTGAAAGCCTCGGACCAGCTTACCGTGGCTTGGTTTGCTCTTT GCGGTTTCCTTCACTGTTTCTTCGAAG GATACTTTATCCTCAACCACAAGAGCCTGGCCAGTGACCAAAGTCTCTTCGGCCAGCTGTGGAAGGAGTATGCACTCTCCGACTCTCGCTACTTGACCTCTGATCCATTTATGCTCTGCGTTGAGTCCTTCACAGTA CTCGTATGGGGCCCCCTCTGCTGGGCCATCGTCATCACTACTGCCAATCGGAACCAGTTGCGTTACCCATTGCAGATCATCATGAGTGTTGGGCACCTGTACGGCGTCGTGCTTTACTACTCAACCAGCTTGATCGAGTTCTACTCCAACGGAGTATCGCACAGCAGACCTGAGTTCCTGTACTTCTGGGTCTACTACACTGGTTTAAATGCTCCTTGGGTCATTGTGCCTGCGA TTATTCTCTACCAAACCACGGTCCATATCAAGAGGCACCTCACAGACCGTGCGGACGTGGTGGCCAAGCTGAACAGGATTGATGGCATTATGGGCGACAAATCTTGGCAGAC GCTCACACTCCTTCTCCATATGAACTTTTGGTTCTCGAACATTTCTGGAACAAATCGAGCGCGATTTGCAGCCTTCCCGTTCGCCATGTTGTACAGCCGCGCTCCTA GGAGACGAGAACATTCAACCTCCTCACTTTCAAGCATCTCACCCAAAATCTTGTCATACTTCACAATGCAATCCCTTAACTTTCTTCTCGCTGCCCTTGCCGCGACAGCAGTTAGGGCAACCTGTCTCCCATCATCCCATGGTTCCCCTGCCTTCCCGTCATCCATGATCACCTTCTCTGCCGGCTTCGAACAGCCACAGCCACCTCTGATCAAACCAGAGTATCAGGCCAGTTTTGTTCAGCATAAATG GAATGCGAACCTATCCCACATCACGACTGGTTACATCGACAATTCCCCTTCCGATGCTTTCGTCCGTGTGGGCGAAGCCTACGAGGGTCAGATTTCGTGGTCGTTGTTTGACTATTCCAACGTTAGCGAGTCAGGCCTCGTGGACAACACGATGACGACGTATGGCCCGAACTCCACCGCCCCGAGCGTGTGGAGGGGTTATGTGAACTCGAATTTCCCCATCTTTCAGAGTGATATTCTGGTCGAAGCTGGAGCAGTCTACGAAGGACTCGTGCAGAGGGATTTCATCTCATCGCCTGTTGCCGCG TGGAGCATCATGTACCAGGGTGCCATTCCGGTGACGGTCTACGTCAATGAATGCAATGTAGTCGTTGGCTACGACTACTTTGCCCCTGACTTGCGAACCCGAGTGATCATGGAGTTCTTCAATATTCAGGCAAAGTGA
- a CDS encoding vanillyl-alcohol oxidase, with translation MNALWYHDDLTALAGRILQRHTKCLALNLVVFPPAGTPMTLSVSWNKELADGDYVNPCKSHDMHAVYERDFFVSCAIVNPRSVPEVQDVMRLCNQLQMPVWPFSIGRNTGYGGAAPRVPGSLGIELGKHLNKLLEVNVDGAYALVEPGVTFAGLYEYLVKTGLSEHLWLDVPDLGGGSIIGNTLERGVGYTPYGDHFMMHCGMEVILPDGTLIRTGMGALPDPSSGNSDLPPHEQKANSAWQLFNYGFGPYNDGIFSQSSLGIVVKMGVWLMPNPGGYQAYMITFPREDGLSEIQTVIQNVPTIRHLLLDAAVAGNKASYTNKTEPLSDEDLDAIAARLNLGRWNFYGAVYGPEPVRKFFLDTIKAAFLKVPGSKFFLAEDRNEPYSVLKTREKTLRGVPSLDELRWFNVVQSADHCYNSWLPNGAHLFFSPITKISGTDAKLQYEVTKRRFAEAGLDFIGTFTIGMREMHHIVCIVFNREDPQQRSKARWLIRQLIQDCAERGWGEYRTHLALMDQIANTYNFNNNAQMKLNEKIKNALDPNGILAPGKNGIWPKKYDKREWVLRDDEADIQLLLGVI, from the exons ATGAACGCGTTGTGGTACCATGA CGATCTTACAGCACTTGCTGGCCGGATACTTCAGCGTCATACAAAATGCCTTGCCCTCAACCTCGTCGTCTTCCCCCCGGCTGGAACGCCAATGACTTTGAGCGTTTCGTGGA ACAAGGAGCTGGCCGATGGAGACTACGTCAACCCGTGTAAGTCTCACGACATGCACGCCGTCTATGAGAGGGACTTTTTCGTATCGTGCGCCATTGTCAATCCCAGGTCTGTCCCCGAAGTCCAAGATGTGATGCGGCTTTGCAACCAGCTGCAGATGCCTGTCTGGCCCTTTTCCATTGGCCGCAACACGGGGTACGGCGGCGCAGCACCGCGAGTTCCAGGCAGTCTCGGCATTGAACTCGGAAAGCATCTCAACAAGCTCCTCGAGGTAAACGTCGATGGAGCTTACGCTCTCGTCGAGCCTGGGGTCACCTTTGCTGGTCTTTATGAGTATCTTGTCAAGACTGGCCTCAGCGAACACCTGTGGCTAGAT GTGCCTGATCTTGGAGGTGGCTCAATCATTG GGAACACTCTTGAGAGAGGTGTCGGTTACA CGCCTTACGGAG ATCACTTCATGATGCATTGCGGTATGGAGGTCATTCTCCCCGACGGCACCCTCATCCGCACTGGCATGGGAGCGCTTCCGGACCCGTCTTCAGGGAATTCAGACCTTCCGCCCCATGAACAGAAAGCAAATTCTGCTTGGCAGCTGTTCAACTATGGGTTCGGCCCTTACAACGACGGAATCTTTTCCCAGAGTAGCCTTGGCATCGTTGTCAAAATGGGAGTGTGG TTGATGCCGAATCCTGGAGGATATCAAGCCTACATGATCACATTCCCTCGCGAGGATGGCCTGTCAGAAATC CAAACAGTCATTCAGAATGTGCCCACTATTCGCCATTTACTTCTGGACGCCGCCGTAGCTGGTAATAAGGCTTCTTATACGAACAAGACCGAACCACTATCCGATGAAGACCTTGATGCGATCGCAGCCAGACTAAATCTTGGTCGCTGGAACTTCTATGGTGCTGTATAT GGCCCGGAGCCTGTGCGGAAATTCTTTCTTGATACCATCAAGGCCGCTTTCCTAAAGGTTCCCGGCTCAAAGTTCTTCCTTGCTGAGGATCGAAATGAACCATACAGCGTCTTGAAGACAAGGGAGAAGACCTTGCGAGGCGTTCCTTCCCTGGACGAGCTTCGTTGG TTCAATGTTGTCCAGTCTGCTGATCATTGTTACAATAGCTGGCTACCAAATGGTGCGCATCTATTCTTTTCGCCCATCACAAAAATTTCTGGGACGGATGCCAAGCTCCAATACGAGGTCACGAAGCGCAGGTTCGCAGAGGCTGGGCTCGACTTCATTGGTACCTTCACCATTGGTATGCGAGAAATGC ACCACATTGTGTGCATTGTCTTCAACCGCGAAGACCCTCAGCAGCGCTCGAAAGCGCGATGGCTGATCCGGCAACTGATCCAGGACTGTGCAGAACGTGGCTGGGGCGAGTACAGAACACATTTGGCGTTGATGGACCAGATCGCAAATACGTATAACTTCAACAACAATGCTCAGATGAAGCTCAATGAAAAAATCAAGAATGCGCTGGATCCGAACGGCATTCTTGCTCCTGGGAAAAACGGCATTTGGCCAAAGAAGTACGACAAACGGGAATGGGTGCTTCGAGATGATGAAGCAGACAT TCAATTACTGCTAGGTGTCATTTGA